The Peribacillus simplex genome contains a region encoding:
- a CDS encoding flavodoxin domain-containing protein has product MKVFIGYVSLSGNTENMAINIKNRMKAVGCEVYMERLDTVEVDALKDFDLAFIGLYTWNLEDLPYEAHEFYEEIDQVDFAGVKVAFFGAGDLTHSKPCAAIDTLSDKMKQVGFDVYDRVLKIHQDSSTYERLRKCEDFAEHALIWGSNRKKWRFFMWDRMLGSPKYQKSAFLLRRVLDDYPIKCKGRSKKRGTYTRTSEIRDF; this is encoded by the coding sequence ATGAAGGTATTCATTGGTTATGTCAGTTTATCCGGTAATACCGAGAATATGGCTATAAACATAAAGAATAGAATGAAGGCTGTCGGCTGTGAAGTATATATGGAAAGATTGGATACTGTTGAAGTTGATGCTTTAAAGGATTTTGATTTGGCCTTTATTGGTTTATATACATGGAATCTTGAAGATTTACCGTATGAAGCACACGAGTTTTATGAAGAAATTGACCAGGTGGACTTTGCTGGAGTGAAAGTCGCATTTTTTGGTGCCGGCGACTTGACCCATTCGAAACCTTGCGCCGCGATAGATACTCTTTCCGATAAAATGAAGCAAGTTGGATTTGATGTATATGATCGGGTATTGAAAATACACCAGGATAGCAGTACATACGAACGATTAAGGAAATGTGAAGACTTTGCAGAGCATGCCCTTATATGGGGAAGCAATAGGAAGAAGTGGAGATTCTTCATGTGGGATCGGATGCTAGGCAGCCCAAAATACCAAAAGTCAGCATTTTTGTTAAGGAGGGTCCTTGATGATTACCCAATTAAGTGCAAAGGGAGAAGCAAAAAAAGAGGAACTTATACAAGAACTTCTGAAATTAGGGATTTTTAA
- a CDS encoding alpha/beta fold hydrolase, translating to MPMLDVDGISLYYSVKGKGVPIVFIHPPVLTGVNFQYQMEELSKEFKVITFDIRGHGRSQYSRLPVTYPLIIEDIKHLLDHLKIKKAIICGYSTGGSIVLEYLLTCSDRALGGIVISGMSEVRDKYLKQKISLGISLANKDAVPILALSISWSNSNTGKLFNEMFNDALKGDARNIGQYYHYSLHYNCTNQLEKINLPILLIYGKKDKPLHHYANLLHEKLPCTELKFIEHAKHQIPTKAANGLNESIKRFIHTRTV from the coding sequence ATGCCAATGTTAGATGTGGACGGTATTAGCTTGTATTATTCCGTTAAGGGAAAAGGGGTTCCTATTGTCTTTATTCATCCTCCAGTACTGACAGGTGTTAATTTCCAATACCAAATGGAAGAACTATCGAAAGAGTTCAAAGTTATCACATTTGATATTAGGGGGCACGGAAGAAGTCAGTATTCAAGACTGCCAGTAACGTATCCCCTGATTATAGAAGATATCAAACATCTGTTGGATCATTTGAAAATAAAAAAAGCTATCATATGCGGTTACTCGACCGGCGGCTCCATCGTATTGGAATATTTGCTGACTTGTAGCGATAGGGCTCTAGGAGGCATTGTAATAAGTGGAATGTCAGAAGTGAGGGATAAATATTTAAAGCAAAAGATTTCTTTAGGCATATCACTTGCAAATAAAGACGCAGTTCCAATTCTTGCGCTTTCCATTTCATGGAGCAATTCAAATACAGGAAAGTTGTTCAACGAAATGTTTAATGACGCCCTAAAGGGAGATGCCCGAAATATCGGGCAGTATTACCATTATAGTTTGCATTATAACTGTACAAACCAGCTAGAGAAAATCAACCTGCCCATTTTACTGATCTATGGTAAAAAAGATAAACCATTGCATCATTACGCTAATTTATTGCATGAAAAATTGCCATGTACGGAATTAAAATTCATTGAACATGCCAAGCATCAGATCCCTACAAAAGCGGCTAATGGTTTAAATGAAAGCATTAAGCGTTTTATCCATACACGAACTGTTTGA
- a CDS encoding Fur-regulated basic protein FbpA, with product MITQLSAKGEAKKEELIQELLKLGIFKKYNKQLYELPIVVLQKEFNHLRGELKNV from the coding sequence ATGATTACCCAATTAAGTGCAAAGGGAGAAGCAAAAAAAGAGGAACTTATACAAGAACTTCTGAAATTAGGGATTTTTAAAAAATATAATAAACAACTATACGAGCTTCCGATAGTTGTTTTACAAAAGGAATTCAATCACTTGAGAGGTGAATTAAAAAATGTCTAG
- a CDS encoding polysaccharide deacetylase family protein: MKKKLTFIGLGIVVVFLLLLGTYKLMNSRTYQVFGGLTDNVETNEKVVALTFDDGPSKNVNQILPLLDKYDVKATFFLIGNEIEKYPEEAGKIAEAGHQIGNHTYSHKRMVFKSPSFIKAEIEKTDKLIQDSGYKGEIDVRPPNGKKIMGLPYYLNENDRETITWNLEPDSYYTSASDKVKYVKENIKPGSIILMHPMYDDTGKELQAIEGILQELTNEGYTFITVNELQEM; this comes from the coding sequence ATGAAAAAGAAACTGACATTCATTGGATTGGGAATCGTGGTTGTTTTCCTGCTATTGCTTGGTACGTATAAATTAATGAATTCGAGAACATATCAGGTATTCGGAGGATTGACGGATAATGTCGAGACGAATGAAAAAGTGGTCGCTTTGACATTTGATGATGGCCCATCGAAGAATGTGAATCAGATCCTTCCATTATTGGATAAATACGATGTAAAAGCTACTTTCTTCCTGATTGGTAACGAAATCGAAAAATACCCAGAGGAAGCTGGAAAAATAGCGGAAGCAGGACATCAGATTGGGAATCACACGTATTCCCACAAGCGAATGGTTTTTAAATCGCCTTCTTTTATCAAGGCGGAAATCGAGAAAACGGACAAATTAATTCAGGACTCCGGATATAAGGGTGAAATTGACGTCCGGCCACCAAACGGGAAAAAAATCATGGGTCTGCCTTATTATTTAAATGAAAATGATAGAGAGACCATTACCTGGAATCTGGAACCAGATAGCTATTACACTTCCGCTTCTGACAAAGTGAAGTATGTGAAGGAAAATATAAAACCAGGTTCGATCATCCTGATGCATCCAATGTATGATGATACGGGTAAAGAACTTCAAGCGATTGAAGGGATCTTGCAAGAGTTAACGAACGAAGGGTATACATTTATAACGGTCAATGAACTTCAAGAAATGTAG
- a CDS encoding DsbA family oxidoreductase, whose translation MTVKIKAYSDFICPFCFLGKGPLDEIVKEKDVEVEWMPFELRPSPYSKIDPWNEPDKLNSWDSYILPAAKKLGVDMRLPRVSPHPYTHLAFEGCHFAKEHGKGNEFHNRVFTAFFQEEQNIEDIEVLTKLAGEVELPIDAFREALVSRKYREVHQEALKHAYEEADIRAVPTFIIGDEVIQGLASKERLAQVIEKEEAKNERNEFEGLQCDGKGNC comes from the coding sequence ATGACAGTGAAAATTAAAGCGTATTCTGATTTTATATGTCCATTTTGTTTTTTAGGTAAAGGTCCTTTGGACGAAATCGTAAAGGAAAAGGATGTAGAAGTGGAATGGATGCCATTTGAATTGCGTCCGAGTCCATATTCCAAAATTGATCCGTGGAATGAACCCGATAAGTTGAATTCATGGGATTCCTACATTCTTCCTGCTGCGAAAAAACTGGGAGTGGATATGCGTTTACCCCGTGTCTCCCCGCATCCATATACACATTTGGCGTTCGAAGGCTGCCATTTTGCAAAGGAGCACGGAAAAGGGAATGAGTTCCACAACAGAGTATTTACAGCGTTTTTTCAAGAGGAACAAAATATTGAAGATATTGAAGTATTGACAAAATTAGCGGGTGAAGTTGAACTTCCTATAGATGCTTTTAGAGAAGCATTAGTGTCACGAAAGTATCGGGAAGTGCACCAAGAAGCACTGAAACATGCTTATGAAGAAGCGGATATCAGGGCTGTCCCGACGTTTATTATTGGTGATGAAGTTATTCAAGGACTAGCCAGCAAAGAAAGGTTAGCGCAAGTCATTGAGAAGGAAGAAGCAAAAAATGAACGGAATGAATTTGAGGGCTTGCAATGTGATGGCAAGGGGAATTGCTAA
- a CDS encoding nitroreductase family protein — protein MSATTTNLKEAIINRRSIRKVKKNENITKERMIEVLKTALHAPTSFNMQSGRVVVVMDDEHEKFWDIVKETLRSRVPEESFAATAERLQGFRDGVGTLLFFENQETIEQMQEKAPSYKEQFPYWSHQGNAMLQYAVWMTLSAEGIGASLQHYNPIIDEEVMKTWDLPGKWSLIAQMPFGEPNEQPGEKTLLPFEDIVKFY, from the coding sequence ATGTCAGCAACTACAACAAATTTAAAAGAAGCAATTATCAATCGTCGTTCCATCCGTAAGGTGAAAAAGAACGAAAATATTACGAAAGAAAGAATGATTGAAGTATTGAAAACGGCTTTACATGCACCAACTTCATTTAATATGCAAAGTGGACGAGTGGTAGTAGTGATGGATGACGAGCATGAAAAGTTCTGGGATATTGTAAAAGAAACACTTCGTTCCCGCGTTCCGGAAGAGAGCTTTGCGGCAACAGCAGAACGATTACAGGGATTCCGTGATGGAGTGGGTACCCTTCTATTCTTTGAAAATCAAGAAACAATAGAACAAATGCAAGAAAAAGCACCCTCCTATAAAGAACAGTTTCCATATTGGTCCCATCAAGGAAATGCTATGCTTCAGTATGCAGTATGGATGACTTTATCAGCGGAAGGTATAGGGGCATCTTTACAACATTATAATCCCATCATAGATGAAGAAGTGATGAAGACTTGGGATCTTCCAGGGAAATGGTCGCTGATAGCTCAAATGCCATTTGGTGAGCCGAATGAACAACCAGGAGAAAAAACGCTCCTGCCTTTCGAGGATATTGTTAAATTTTATTAA
- a CDS encoding GNAT family N-acetyltransferase, translated as MVTFRNATVKDLSEIVRMLADDVLGRERERYENPLPESYLKAFASIDADDNNELIVACLGEEIVGVQQITFTPYITHQGGWRATIEGVRTASSERGKGIGSKLIQYAIDRARKRGCHIIQLTTDKKREETLRFYERLGFKATHEGMKMKL; from the coding sequence ATGGTCACATTCAGGAATGCGACAGTAAAAGACTTAAGTGAAATAGTGCGGATGCTGGCGGATGATGTATTGGGGAGGGAAAGGGAACGCTATGAAAATCCCCTTCCTGAAAGCTATCTAAAAGCATTTGCATCCATTGATGCAGATGACAATAATGAATTGATCGTAGCATGTCTTGGTGAGGAAATCGTCGGGGTGCAGCAAATCACGTTCACTCCATATATTACCCATCAAGGCGGTTGGAGAGCAACGATCGAAGGGGTTCGGACGGCATCTTCAGAACGGGGGAAAGGCATTGGAAGCAAGTTGATTCAATATGCGATTGACCGTGCCAGGAAGCGTGGCTGCCATATCATTCAGCTGACGACCGATAAAAAGCGGGAAGAAACACTGCGATTTTATGAACGTTTAGGATTTAAAGCCACTCATGAAGGGATGAAAATGAAGCTTTGA
- a CDS encoding efflux RND transporter permease subunit translates to MEFFTKWSFKNKAAVSLVTIFILLIGVVSYFKLPMEFLPSADNPQVTIITMGQGTDSKTMEAQVTDPIERAVTGVKGKSSIYSTTGDGFSKVDLFFEAGSDMKQAKLDVQEALGSVALPQSMAKPTVTQLNTSMIPISFVSVTFKDGLTAENIDFTKKELEPLYKDIKGVSDVQTFGVSQSVLSVKVDNEELAKKKVSIQDVMSVLNGQNAALAVGEKVIDGKASNIKVIGDLTSIEKLKALKVTPNVTLGEIAKVEETKDGNLISRFNGEESIDLSIIKDSQSNAVTISKEVEKVAKEINEKYSDQKSTIYLSTADMVETSVQTMVKEVLLGALFATIVIMVFLRNVRSTFITIVSIPLSLGFTLFLLSLSGVTLNILTLGGVAVAIGRLVDDSIVVIENIFRKMQQEKISIELVMGATKEVGVAITASTLTTVAVFLPVALLNGGLQEFLLPFALTVTYSLLASLIVALTVVPLMSAGLLKRTELPKHRPAKRFTKLVTWSLNHKWVVLIIAMLLFVGSIGTYFAMPKGAIDNSSADYVSVTLTYPNDQPYEKVKEKAIELEETMQDMSEVDNIFMQLGNSAEMAQYGEVASPTEAIFGLLVKDKANVDAILKKMEKEQENYPDAKLTAQASSFMMGASKTNITIDVIGSNVEDLELTANKVKESIQDIKGIEEVTTNQDEKKTIYSFKVDPAKGNTEQIGQQLGIMLNKTPIGNITLQDKQTPVVLEPILDPKKPEDLKRIPIMTDGGLAPVSKVASLKSEESATTQFHKDGETYLQLTATVDPTKLSEIASKINLEIFGDKEKNKGLDIPNDVDIVVGGASAQQTDDFSDLFLTMLISIGIVFLIMVITFKSIKAPIAILFSLPFAAIGAVLGLVISRIPVDITALLGALMLIGIVVTNAIVLLDRVKQNEEKMIIRDAIVEAAATRFRPIIMTAVATICAMLPLLYKKAETGSLVSQSLAIVVIGGLAVSTLLTLIVIPCIYELLYYKKSKKQRKKKREPVNEQIEM, encoded by the coding sequence GTGGAGTTTTTTACTAAGTGGTCATTTAAGAACAAGGCTGCCGTATCATTGGTAACCATTTTTATTTTGTTGATAGGAGTTGTCAGTTATTTTAAACTGCCGATGGAATTTTTACCATCTGCTGATAATCCACAAGTTACGATTATCACAATGGGGCAGGGCACCGATTCGAAAACGATGGAAGCGCAAGTTACAGATCCGATTGAAAGGGCAGTAACTGGAGTTAAGGGAAAGAGTTCAATATACTCCACCACGGGAGATGGATTTTCAAAAGTAGATCTATTCTTTGAAGCCGGATCGGATATGAAACAAGCGAAACTTGATGTTCAAGAGGCTTTAGGCAGTGTAGCATTGCCACAAAGCATGGCAAAGCCTACTGTTACACAGTTAAATACATCAATGATTCCCATTTCATTTGTTTCCGTTACTTTTAAGGATGGATTAACAGCTGAAAATATAGACTTTACCAAGAAAGAATTAGAGCCTCTGTATAAAGATATTAAAGGGGTTTCGGATGTACAGACATTTGGAGTTTCCCAATCCGTTCTTTCAGTCAAGGTGGATAATGAGGAATTGGCTAAAAAGAAAGTCTCCATTCAAGATGTCATGAGCGTCCTTAACGGTCAGAATGCAGCTTTGGCCGTAGGTGAAAAAGTGATTGATGGGAAGGCAAGTAACATCAAGGTTATCGGGGATTTAACGAGTATTGAAAAATTAAAAGCGTTAAAGGTCACTCCAAATGTCACTCTTGGAGAGATAGCAAAAGTTGAAGAAACGAAGGATGGCAACCTCATCAGCCGTTTTAACGGGGAGGAAAGCATTGATTTAAGCATTATCAAGGACAGTCAATCAAATGCCGTCACAATTAGTAAAGAGGTTGAAAAAGTAGCTAAGGAAATTAATGAAAAGTATAGTGACCAAAAATCGACCATTTATTTATCTACAGCTGATATGGTGGAGACTTCCGTTCAGACGATGGTAAAGGAAGTTCTGCTAGGTGCGCTATTCGCCACGATAGTAATCATGGTCTTTTTACGGAATGTACGATCCACATTCATTACAATCGTATCCATACCGCTATCTCTTGGCTTTACGTTATTTTTGCTGTCATTGTCGGGAGTGACGCTGAATATTTTGACACTGGGCGGTGTCGCTGTAGCGATCGGGCGCTTGGTGGACGATAGCATTGTTGTTATTGAAAATATTTTCCGGAAAATGCAGCAGGAGAAGATTTCAATTGAATTGGTGATGGGTGCCACTAAAGAAGTGGGAGTGGCGATAACAGCTTCAACCCTTACGACTGTAGCCGTTTTCTTGCCGGTTGCTTTATTGAATGGAGGGCTACAAGAGTTTCTTCTTCCTTTCGCTTTGACTGTCACTTATTCTTTGCTGGCCTCTTTAATCGTGGCATTAACAGTTGTTCCGTTAATGAGTGCAGGATTGCTGAAAAGGACGGAGCTGCCAAAACATCGCCCGGCCAAGCGTTTTACCAAGCTGGTTACTTGGTCACTAAACCATAAGTGGGTTGTCTTGATTATTGCCATGCTGTTGTTTGTCGGTTCCATTGGTACATATTTTGCCATGCCAAAAGGGGCGATTGATAATTCTTCAGCAGACTATGTTTCCGTGACATTAACTTATCCAAATGATCAGCCCTATGAAAAAGTGAAGGAAAAGGCGATTGAACTCGAAGAAACGATGCAGGATATGAGTGAAGTGGATAATATTTTCATGCAATTGGGAAACTCTGCCGAGATGGCGCAATATGGTGAAGTCGCATCACCTACAGAAGCGATTTTCGGCCTACTGGTGAAGGATAAAGCAAATGTAGATGCGATCCTAAAGAAGATGGAAAAGGAACAAGAAAACTATCCCGATGCGAAGCTTACGGCCCAAGCCTCTTCATTTATGATGGGGGCATCAAAGACGAACATTACGATAGATGTGATCGGCAGTAATGTTGAAGATTTGGAACTGACGGCCAATAAGGTCAAAGAAAGTATACAGGATATTAAAGGAATTGAAGAAGTAACAACGAACCAAGACGAAAAGAAAACCATTTATTCATTCAAGGTAGATCCGGCTAAAGGCAATACAGAACAAATCGGTCAACAATTAGGTATCATGCTTAATAAAACGCCTATCGGCAATATAACTTTACAGGATAAGCAGACACCTGTCGTCCTTGAACCAATCTTAGATCCTAAAAAACCAGAGGATTTAAAACGCATTCCGATCATGACAGATGGCGGTCTAGCCCCTGTGTCAAAGGTCGCTTCTTTAAAGAGCGAAGAGAGTGCAACAACTCAGTTCCATAAAGATGGGGAAACGTATCTTCAATTGACGGCAACGGTCGATCCGACTAAGCTTTCCGAAATTGCAAGCAAAATAAATCTTGAGATATTTGGAGATAAAGAGAAGAACAAAGGACTTGATATTCCGAATGATGTAGATATTGTAGTCGGGGGAGCCAGTGCTCAGCAAACAGACGATTTTTCCGATTTGTTCCTTACGATGTTAATATCGATCGGCATTGTCTTTTTAATCATGGTTATAACATTCAAATCGATCAAAGCGCCGATCGCCATTCTATTTTCCTTGCCATTCGCTGCCATTGGAGCGGTATTAGGATTGGTTATCAGTCGAATTCCAGTCGATATTACAGCACTGCTGGGTGCTCTCATGTTAATTGGAATTGTTGTGACAAACGCGATTGTGCTTCTGGATCGAGTCAAACAAAACGAAGAAAAAATGATTATCCGTGATGCGATCGTCGAAGCGGCAGCCACTAGATTCCGTCCGATCATAATGACGGCTGTAGCCACGATTTGTGCCATGCTGCCCCTATTATATAAAAAGGCCGAAACAGGAAGCTTGGTTTCACAAAGTTTAGCGATCGTTGTCATTGGCGGGTTAGCCGTGTCTACCCTGCTCACACTTATCGTCATTCCATGTATATACGAATTGCTGTACTATAAAAAATCGAAAAAACAAAGAAAGAAAAAGAGGGAACCCGTAAACGAACAAATCGAGATGTAA
- a CDS encoding phospholipase D-like domain-containing protein, with amino-acid sequence MLNDCKKAIKGFLFILLLYFLYVVVTAVVLFPKAEKEENRPIKQVSAYMGEKESTVDRVLLLEDGYESGLARMRMIQEAQHSIDIAYYAFGKGKSTELFLGALIEAADRGVKVRVLLDGISHGLRGQLSNARYALASHENIELRYYETVKPFKPWTWHNRLHDKIITVDGKLGIIGGRNIADKYLASKPPRDFVYDRDVLIFNASEEKDSVIVEMKDYLNELWTHPYTSDVFSDLSKRQTEKGKRERDALANQYRIALQTEADFVNPAVDWSKASTPTKKVSFIHNPIERFNKYPFLWRSLVDIAANANQSVFIQSPYIVPADALNEYIPKQMDSKADWTILTNSTASTPNVIAFSGYLALRDRIVETGARLYEYSKPYSLHGKSVVYDQRLSAVGSYNLDSRSAFLNTESMVVIDSEAFAAKLTGAIESKISNSTLVADNNKYIEPPEDQKKEESFFKATFLNALSKVTVYLNRFI; translated from the coding sequence GTGCTCAATGACTGTAAAAAAGCAATAAAAGGATTTCTGTTCATTCTTCTATTATATTTCCTTTATGTAGTGGTGACGGCAGTGGTTCTTTTCCCAAAAGCAGAAAAAGAAGAAAATAGGCCGATAAAGCAGGTAAGTGCATATATGGGAGAGAAGGAATCCACCGTGGATCGTGTCCTGCTTCTCGAAGACGGTTATGAGTCGGGACTCGCCCGGATGCGTATGATCCAGGAAGCCCAGCATTCAATCGATATTGCCTACTATGCTTTTGGAAAAGGCAAATCAACCGAACTTTTTCTTGGAGCCTTGATCGAAGCGGCTGACAGAGGTGTCAAAGTCCGAGTCCTTCTGGATGGAATATCTCATGGACTCAGAGGTCAATTAAGCAATGCCCGTTATGCATTGGCCTCGCATGAAAACATTGAATTAAGATATTACGAAACAGTTAAGCCATTTAAGCCGTGGACCTGGCATAATCGCCTTCATGACAAAATCATCACTGTAGATGGAAAGTTGGGCATCATTGGAGGGAGAAATATCGCCGATAAGTATTTAGCAAGTAAGCCGCCGAGGGATTTTGTCTATGACAGGGATGTACTCATTTTCAATGCTAGTGAGGAAAAAGATAGTGTAATCGTTGAAATGAAGGACTATTTGAATGAATTATGGACCCATCCATATACGAGCGATGTCTTTTCGGACCTTTCGAAAAGGCAAACGGAAAAAGGGAAACGTGAAAGAGATGCATTGGCGAATCAATACAGGATAGCTTTGCAAACTGAAGCCGATTTCGTTAATCCGGCCGTCGATTGGAGCAAGGCTTCAACACCTACTAAAAAAGTGTCCTTCATTCATAATCCAATCGAACGTTTCAATAAATACCCTTTTTTGTGGAGATCTCTAGTGGATATTGCGGCGAATGCCAATCAATCGGTATTTATCCAAAGTCCCTATATTGTTCCTGCGGATGCCTTGAATGAATATATACCGAAGCAGATGGATTCAAAGGCTGATTGGACGATACTTACCAACTCGACGGCATCCACCCCGAATGTGATCGCTTTTTCCGGATACTTGGCGCTTAGGGATAGGATCGTTGAGACGGGGGCAAGGCTTTATGAATATTCAAAGCCTTATTCTTTGCATGGTAAATCCGTTGTCTATGATCAACGATTAAGTGCAGTGGGTTCCTACAATTTGGATTCTCGATCTGCCTTTTTAAATACAGAATCGATGGTGGTCATCGATAGTGAAGCATTTGCAGCGAAGTTGACCGGAGCCATCGAGTCGAAAATCTCAAATAGTACACTCGTTGCGGACAATAATAAATATATAGAACCACCTGAAGATCAGAAAAAGGAAGAGTCTTTTTTTAAAGCCACCTTTTTAAATGCCCTCTCGAAAGTTACGGTATATTTGAATAGGTTCATTTGA
- a CDS encoding FbpB family small basic protein, which produces MSRRRKSYTELLKENRELLLHDKMEVERIYTKIDQKAIKEKKGSKQVQS; this is translated from the coding sequence ATGTCTAGGAGAAGGAAATCTTATACTGAACTGCTAAAAGAAAACCGCGAGCTTCTGTTGCATGACAAAATGGAAGTGGAACGCATCTATACAAAAATCGATCAAAAAGCCATCAAAGAAAAAAAGGGAAGTAAGCAAGTACAATCATGA
- a CDS encoding ASCH domain-containing protein: MNVKAELYWNQFWQGKDEEKPQAVSAWQFGADPDQLAQLVMDGIKTATCSGYVFYEEEHEPLPSVGDYSIILSSEDEPLAIIQTVKVEVLPMNEVSEEFAIAEGEGDRTYAYWWDAHEKWLKEELGKIGHTFKEDMLLVCERIELIHVK, translated from the coding sequence ATGAATGTCAAAGCGGAATTATATTGGAATCAATTTTGGCAGGGGAAAGATGAAGAAAAACCCCAGGCAGTCAGTGCATGGCAATTCGGGGCTGATCCCGATCAGTTGGCTCAATTAGTGATGGATGGGATAAAAACGGCTACGTGCTCTGGTTATGTTTTTTATGAAGAGGAACATGAACCATTACCATCCGTAGGTGATTACAGCATTATTTTAAGTAGTGAGGATGAACCCTTAGCCATCATCCAAACAGTGAAAGTCGAAGTATTGCCCATGAATGAAGTGAGTGAAGAGTTTGCGATTGCAGAAGGGGAAGGCGATCGAACCTATGCATACTGGTGGGATGCTCATGAAAAATGGCTGAAAGAAGAATTGGGCAAAATCGGCCACACCTTTAAAGAAGATATGCTGCTTGTGTGTGAGCGTATTGAATTGATACATGTAAAGTGA
- a CDS encoding DUF2238 domain-containing protein, with translation MGRDKSILIHLLLLLLVTAVLIWSVIKPEGYLIWTMEVLPAVVFLIFVLATYNKFRLTTLSYFIIAVLSITMFIGAHYTYSKVPLFNWLKDHYDLTRNHYDRFGHFLKGLFAIVIREIVIRKTPLKKGSWLFAVTLSFALAIGALYEIIEWISAIISKGGKASKEFLGTQGDIWDAQWDMSLTLIGSIIVLFTLSKLHDKLLRKDKNHAEKTEIK, from the coding sequence TTGGGAAGAGATAAAAGCATACTGATTCATTTATTATTACTATTGCTAGTCACTGCCGTTCTTATTTGGTCAGTCATTAAGCCTGAAGGATACTTGATATGGACAATGGAAGTCCTTCCTGCCGTTGTGTTTCTGATCTTTGTACTTGCTACATATAATAAATTCCGCCTCACTACATTATCCTATTTCATTATTGCCGTCCTTTCAATCACCATGTTCATCGGTGCCCATTATACGTACTCAAAAGTCCCTCTGTTTAATTGGCTAAAAGATCATTACGATCTAACCCGGAACCATTATGATCGGTTTGGGCATTTCCTGAAAGGTTTATTTGCGATTGTGATTAGAGAAATAGTAATACGGAAAACCCCTCTAAAAAAAGGATCGTGGTTATTTGCTGTTACATTAAGTTTTGCGCTTGCCATTGGAGCCTTATACGAAATCATCGAATGGATATCTGCCATCATTTCTAAAGGCGGAAAAGCTTCAAAAGAATTTTTAGGAACACAAGGTGATATTTGGGACGCACAATGGGATATGTCGTTAACATTAATCGGCTCCATCATTGTCTTGTTCACCTTGTCCAAACTTCATGACAAGCTGTTACGAAAAGATAAAAATCATGCAGAAAAAACCGAAATCAAATAA
- a CDS encoding peptidoglycan-binding domain-containing protein: MLKKKLLVIIPTVALMLAPLGAGPSITHAASKEKIEKKAETRPTLRKGSRSSYVRDLQQSLKDVKYNVGVDGIFGTQTQNVVREFQVDHNLASDGIVGPLTWAALDENKVERRQFTEKDAVALGKKKLGNKIVFSGDGRLLKDGKGKSYYNYKAANKDWIDQGGTGTIGWFHIYKDGRVVEQ; the protein is encoded by the coding sequence GTGTTGAAGAAAAAATTATTGGTCATTATTCCAACAGTTGCCCTGATGTTGGCCCCACTAGGAGCGGGACCTTCAATTACCCACGCAGCTTCAAAGGAGAAAATCGAAAAGAAGGCGGAAACGCGCCCGACCCTCAGGAAAGGCTCACGTTCGAGTTATGTAAGAGACTTACAGCAAAGCCTTAAAGATGTTAAATATAATGTAGGCGTTGATGGGATTTTTGGTACGCAAACACAAAATGTGGTAAGGGAGTTTCAAGTGGATCATAACTTAGCTTCAGATGGTATCGTCGGACCGCTGACATGGGCGGCTTTAGATGAAAATAAGGTGGAAAGAAGACAGTTCACGGAGAAAGACGCGGTCGCGTTAGGGAAGAAGAAACTGGGTAACAAGATCGTATTCAGCGGTGATGGCAGATTGCTGAAAGATGGCAAAGGAAAATCCTATTACAACTATAAAGCAGCTAATAAAGATTGGATCGATCAAGGCGGCACAGGAACGATTGGGTGGTTCCATATTTATAAAGATGGCCGTGTAGTGGAACAATAA